TTTGGGTAATCTGGGACAGTCTTGAAGTTGGAGAAATATGCATTTAAAGACTAACTTTAACAACAAGAGGTAATATATGCCAAAGTGAGAAATGGGTGTTAATATGGACTGCTGGAGGTAACAAAAATAGCATAAGCACATAATAGCTAGAAGCTAGGTAAACCAGCCAGCTACAGAGATGATGCAATGTTCTGTACACAATCTCTCTTATAAACGCACATGCATTCTCACGTacacgcctgtcaatcaataaGCTCTCCTGCAAATTGCATGACAAGGTCAGTTACAGGACTTTGACAAATGTTAAAGACATAAACAAGGCAATGTTCCCAATTATTTCAAATCATGCTTGTTATCAATATGTATTgagtgtaaaaaaaattttttttttttcaaacttttttttttgttgtcccaCATGATCAAATATGATTAAGAATGTGGAACAGTGGGAGAAATGTGCATTTAATAACTTAAGTTTATTGTCAATGGGGACAAAATTGCAAAGTGTCTCAGATTGTAgcttgttaatttaatttttattttgtatgttggtCCATACAAATACGTGTTGTAGCTCTACTGTCACTTTTTTTTCAGTTATCAGAAATTTGTCTTTTATCTAATTTCATTGTTAAGCTTTTGATTGGCGTTCCTTTATTGTAAAGGAAgtgtaaaaactaaatataaatagatGAATCTACCTAATTTAGTGACTGTATCATGATTGCCAACATGTTGGtaatagtgatgggaagttcggatcattttactgactcggatgtttgagtctcgttcatcgagatgaacgaatcgttttttgagtcatttcgttcatttggttcagtttgccaaaatattattaaaatgttacgaattgcttccaaacacatctacaactagcctaAAAGGTTAatcacatgacaaataagtcataaatagaacactataagaaggagaaaaaaattcaatgtttacctgctcttttgtcaatgaaggtattgttgtctctttgctcagctcacctcttcatgtcttcaaatgtcagtgattcgttcacgttacactggcagtcacatataatcttaaccaatgtacacagtcagAGTCGTTAAGAGCCaggataattagttcacctttcaattcaattctttttccggctctaaacgcatatgattggcctgtgaggaacgaatgacttaGACCCGATAGAAGACTTGAGAGATGAACGTTACCACCTGTatcgttttttatttatatattaaatagtgTTGTTCACCTGTAGATGTCTGAtaactagcgcgcttctgctgagccagctgtggtagcttggcaACAAAGCCGTGatgtcaacacacagaatctgtcagcacggAACTAGAATTCCAGGCCTAGAACAGTTTGTAATCGTgacgcgccgttccaggctcagtggagaaacaaccataACCATACCGAATTGTACCTAGAACGATtgggcacgatagtggaaaagcaggcagctgtagtgtatactttttaataatcaatttGAATTAggtcacacataaataaatagaaagcgGCATTAATTCCCGCCCTCTTATGGTAAGTATACGCAGTGCGTACAGCCGTACGGCTGCAGGCGCCATTGGTAGGCCTAATGATAATATGTATAATGATAAGTTGAATTTGTCTCGCTTTGTCCCACAGcaacggtaacactttagaataactatccgttataactagttaatagatcattaataaaccgttagttgagttatttttaaataatagttcttagtttgttaattatttataattgtgcCTTATAAATAGCCAATAAATAACTTACAAGCTAGTTAACAAGTTCTAAaagacttgttaactgtattttaatgttttataactataaaacctaataaattagtaacagATCAtaaacaagctgttagtaaattacttactaaagacttgttaagtatcagttaatagtttatatatgttattgggacgttattcaaaagttgcaactattctttatttattaagtgTTAGCAAACGAtaaatagttgcaactttagaataacgtcttAATAACAtgcataagctaataactaacacttaactaatacaTGAACTCACACTTCAAAGATCAGTTGTTTAGAGTTTGTTTACCATCTAataataccagtgaaacttttgtagaactttttaaatcaaatatttatttatttattttgtttttgagctCAAACCTTATGggtttgtattgtgttgtatactgctgttctgccatgtgatggctcagtatgtgtgtttctatacattaaacacaatgttcaacatttcaCCTGTGGAGTTTCTTGGTGAAATACAGCACATTACAAGCTTATGAGTGGAGCAAGATTAGggtacaaacattttatattttaaaaatcacatcaaatttctgtagcttgaacttgttccatccatttgctgttctacaaagttttactggtattagtagatggttaacaaattgtgaacaactgatctgtaaagtgtgagttaatatattagaaAAGTATTAGTTATtagcttgttgagacgttattcTAAAGTAACTATTCTAAAGTAAGGAGTGTGGagtatgagtaaataaatgacagaatgtgTTTCTTTTCAGTTCTCTACTTATTTCATTGCAGATGTTCTaaaagtttttgtgtgtttgtgtgtgaatagaAATGCTGCCAAACCAAGTGGGCAAACAGTTGGGTCACCCTACATACTCCTTATCTGGATGGTTGGTAAGCAAGTTCTTTAAATGGCACAATCAGGTACTGGAGGAGAACGCGGTTAAATTATGCAACATTGAACCCAATAACACAGTTCTGGAGCTCTGTCACGGGCCAGGTTTTGGACTGCATTACGCTTCGCAGCTTCTCACGGGCCCAGAAGGGAAACTGTTCGGTGTGGACCATTCACAATACATGCATGAGATGGCCAGCAAGCGTATGAAGGAGCAGATCTCCAGAGGAAAAGTTGAGCTGTATTGCAGTGATTTGATGGCTATGCCGATAGAGGAAAACACTGTTGACAAAGTGTTTCACTGTAATTGTTATTACTTCTGGCCTGATATGAAAGCAGGAGCCAGTGTGATTCACAGAGTGATGAAACCAGGTGAGAAACTCTTCTTAGATAATTGTTTTGGACAAAGACaaagagtcacttttaaaagatgatgtaagcaggtcatcaaaaaatcggatacagtcacaaaatcggaattgaccattaagatctgcagtgtaaatgcagcctttgtttATTTTAGAGCAGGCTGAAATGTGTTGGGAACTTAGAAGCCATATAGCTCAGAAcgttgagtatgtttacatggactcTCTGCATCTACCAATTTCGTACAGGACTACAGCCAGACCTGCATCTCCTCTCCACAATTTTAAAAGTATACTTCGCCTCTTGTTAGGTTGTAAATTTGGAGTGTGTTTTCCATATTCAATTGGTTGTTCTTAttcgtctttcagatgagacattgaacgaggtcctgactctgtggtcattaaaaattccagaatgtccttcaaaacaaaaacaaaaaaagcgtaggggtttaaccctggcatgcTGGCCAAATTTGACCACTGGCCTCTGTCagtcatggcctcctaaccatccccatatcataattggcttcatcactctgtctcctccccATCAATCAGGTGTGTGGTGTGCCATCTGGTGAAATAGGGCTGCCATCgcctcatccaggtggatgctgctggatgaggagacccccccccacccccccaaaaaaaattatttaagtgcTGTCCAGTGTTCAGAAAAGCGCTACATAAATGGAAGGAACAAAGACAGAAcaaaaactgaatttatgaatccAAGCTTGATGTCAAGAGGGGAGGGAACGCAAAGAAGTCGGCTGTAATATtgttatatttcccaaatatttacatttgtgattttttttgtattgtatacaaaaatacacaaataaaaaactgATGCATAATTTCGGACAaacatctttattttttcttttcctccAGGTGGAATTATGGTCACGACTCTAAGGCTGGATAGTCTTAAAAGAACAATTTCTAGAAGAGCTCTCAATGGAAAAATTTGGAATCCTGAGGTCTACATGGATGCACTGCAGTCGTGCGGATTCACAGATGTTCGATTGGAGGACAACAGAGACAAACTAATACATTTTCAAGCTATTTTTGCCACTGCTAGGAAGTAATTTTATAATTAGCAGGGCTCAAAATGAACCTTGTCCAGAATGAGTTAATATCTTGGACAGGGGGGTGAATGAAATCAGacaaatatctagaaaaatactAACTAATAGATCTTTTTGAATTAATCTTTTGGGTAAACCAATCATTCtcctttatttatttctcattcaCTGTAATTCATCCACTATAGggtggaggaactatgatgtcaccttgtaggctaatcggctgctagcgtGAAACTGGTTCGCTCTATAAAATCCCTTTTATTTTCCCTAAGGATTTTCCCATAGgtttttcgaagattgcaaataataagctctgtgtatAAAtgctgttcattacacttacacgttttgtccagccgtaTAATCTTCACtccaaaatacaactttgagcacttttagGTCTTAAATGCTAATgcaagaattgaaaagctaacattggACTAAACGGACTATTGCCTTCGGGGCgctcgtctgtgacgtcagcaccaccctgctacagacaacttttcacgcttatttttagaaatattgtctatgacaaagagttaatctttctgtttattatattataatgcacactatattttataaactaataaatacgcaaaaacacatagaAGTACGTACCTTTTGGattgtttttacgtgggaaatacatctgttttgctttacggttgttgtaaaagttttaaaactaagtataaatgtgcctacatagtattatcataagacatttaaataagtgtatcactCGCTTGCACACAACCCGCTTACTTTAAccgacgacagaaatgaggcgtgaggaatAAGTCTATCAAATGcgtgcaagttccatcatggatcaagaacaacattcaatattctttttATATCACTAAGTACAGCAAAAAGCAGACCGTACCATCACATATGCTTgacattttatggaggagtgtaaatattgctgttaagacaaaaaaaaaaaaagccaaaaatttacctgatcacgttaaaatgacagttaatatgtgtgtatttttacacatttattgacacatttacattactgagagcaggacagagacaggctgcactggtaagcagtatcttcataatatcgtttaattaaaacaaatgattaaaaattaatgatgaaactgatgtgttttatgtcgtagaataaaACAGGAAAGTATCTTGAGCTTGTGTTAGCCACGTACCATATTTAAGCGATTTAACTGAAATCAcattgaaaaaaaacattgactttgggacgatcctgctgaaaaatccagcttaaaccagcctaggctggttggctggttttagctggtcgaccagtctggttttagaggggttttggccatttccaggctggtttccagccatttccagcctggtttaagctggtcaggctggaaaatgaccagctaaaactaacttgaccagcctggtttaagctagacaaagctggttttagctgggctcccagcctggctaggctggtgaagctggttttagctggtcatctcctatcctgaccagctaagaccaggctggtaatggctggaaaccagcctggaaatggccaaaacccctctaaaaccaggctggtcgatcagctaaaaccagccaaccatcctaggctggtttaagctggatttttcagcaggggagggATGcaaaactgctaaaatgctaactcgcttccaggTTTTTGTATACaaattgacatcatagttcctccactctattttcgttcatctggcaacactgaatgACTCGGCTTGAGGAGAAAGTTGAGGGGGTTGTTCCCACGTGTGGACAGTCCAATGGCACCTTTTACTCAATTTATTTTCAACTGAAGAAAAGCagcaaaaggaaaagaaaagcaagtgacaaataaagagagaaaaacatctgtcaaatgtcttttaaaaaggtacttaACTTGTGCTTTCAAATGCATTGAAAATAatctataaatatacatttgtattgtttaatcaattagttttaaaacatgaatgaaataaaCCTCTATGAAGTTGTCTATTTACTAatacatttaaaagttatttttaaatgcataattttattgctttattaaagcaatttaaataaacatttaaatacgtctatttatttgtccattatttgttaattaaaattgtaatttattagtaTGCTTCACtaattaaattgattatttatttctttgatctTATTTCTAACGGGCAGTCGGGCACTCCTGGTCCTCCATAATGGTAAAGAATTGCTTCAGTATGGCAATAAGGCAGTGGactagtaggtagtgctgttgcctcacagcaagaaggtcgctggttcgaaccttggctcagttggtgtttatgtgtagagtttgcatgttctccctgccttcgcgtgggtttcctctgggtgctctggtttcccccgcacagtccaaagacatgcggtacaggtgaattgggtacgagtgtctgtgtgaatgtgtgtgtggatgtttcccagagatgggttgcggctggaagggcatctgctgcgtaaaaacttgctggataagttggcggttcattccgctgtggcgaccccagtttaataaagggactaagccgacaagaaaaagaatgaatgtctCTTAGCTCCAGCTCAAGATTATTGTTATTGCCAATCTTTACCACTGCGGGGAgccattgttattttattcttttgtCTTCTCTCTTTTCTCCCTGAATTCATACGTATTGTCGTTGATAAGAACATTGCAAATGATTTAAAAGTGTGAATTGGCATTCAGTTCAGTAGTCATCAAGGCATACAATTATGAAACTAATAACTTTATTAAATCATTCTTTATCACATGTATAcagaaatatgaaaatatttacatCCAGAATAGTCTGTTGTACAAAGATCTTAAAATTTcaatataaaaattacattttaatatacatttaatataaaaagaaTAGAAATCAACAAGGATAAAAAAAGGTATAGCATGCTAGATCAGAGGTAGttatattttacaatacaatAGCTAGCCTACTTTACAATCTGTAAAAGATCCGGACCAAGCTTTATTCCAACCTAATCAAATCACTCAGTTCTTTTCATTTCTTCAGTTTATAGCATGTTCAATATATATTCACGTGTTCATCtatgaagtaaataaaaaaaaaacaatgttgtgaGGCTGAAACATACTCTATGCAAGTGCAGAAGTGCTAATGCTTCTAGCTACACAAGCTTGATTTTTAGTATTTAGATATTTCTTGTATTGCATTCTCAGAGTTCTCAGGTAGGTTATGGTTTGAATTCAATCC
The nucleotide sequence above comes from Danio rerio strain Tuebingen ecotype United States chromosome 23, GRCz12tu, whole genome shotgun sequence. Encoded proteins:
- the zgc:194242 gene encoding uncharacterized protein LOC100005854 produces the protein MLPNQVGKQLGHPTYSLSGWLVSKFFKWHNQVLEENAVKLCNIEPNNTVLELCHGPGFGLHYASQLLTGPEGKLFGVDHSQYMHEMASKRMKEQISRGKVELYCSDLMAMPIEENTVDKVFHCNCYYFWPDMKAGASVIHRVMKPGGIMVTTLRLDSLKRTISRRALNGKIWNPEVYMDALQSCGFTDVRLEDNRDKLIHFQAIFATARK